From one Musa acuminata AAA Group cultivar baxijiao chromosome BXJ2-6, Cavendish_Baxijiao_AAA, whole genome shotgun sequence genomic stretch:
- the LOC135614351 gene encoding 65-kDa microtubule-associated protein 7-like isoform X4, with the protein MLLEIERECLDIYQRKVDEASKAKAHLHQSVVAKEAEIAALAACLGEHTVHAKKDNKPVSIKEQHNLVTNTLEHLRTKKEERVKKFADVLLQIEKISVEIREYAHQHDTMEGPVVMDEHDLSTRKLDEYRAQLRALQKEKSDRLQKVLEYVSEVHSLCGLLGLDFRKTLDEVHPSLHDAHPEQSTNVSNNTLEGLAQAILKLKAEKKIQIQKLQETMDSLFELWKLMDSSQEEREHFEKLAHILESPEDEITHIGLLSHETTEKIESEVCRLSKLKASRMKELVLKRRVELEEECRRAHTEPDANTATEKITALIDSGLVDPSELLANIEAQIVKAKEESISRKDIMDRISKWLAACEEENWLEEYSQDQNRYNAGRGGHINLRRAEKARIIISKIPAMVDNLISRTFAWEDDRNKIFLYDGVRLVSILEEHKLTRQHKEEEKRRLRFLLQDQKKLHSLLLTEKEASFGAKSVAKRSNSLGRKPSGYQVNGFMTPAPRRLSAGGATPELLTPRSYSSGRHNGYFKETRRLSATPLNFVAIPKDDSMSTLTSVSGSEPESPLLNRSSLLWDTNQVMK; encoded by the exons ATGTtgttagaaatagaaagagaatgCTTGGACATATATCAGAGAAAGGTTGATGAGGCCAGCAAGGCTAAGGCACATCTACATCAGTCTGTCGTTGCAAAGGAAGCAGAGATTGCAGCTCTTGCGGCCTGCCTCGGGGAACATACAGTCCATGCAAAG AAAGACAACAAACCAGTGTCGATAAAGGAACAACACAATTTAGTCACAAATACGTTGGAACATCTGAGAACAAAGAAAGAGGAAAGGGTCAAAAAATTTGCTGATGTATTATTGCAGATTGAGAAGATCAGTGTTGAGATTAGGGAATATGCACATCAGCATGATACCATGGAAGGTCCTGTTGTTATGGATGAACATGACCTCTCAACGAGGAAGCTTGATGAATACCGTGCACAACTTCGTGCCCTCCAGAAGGAGAAG TCTGATCGCCTTCAAAAGGTTCTGGAGTATGTAAGTGAGGTTCACTCTTTATGCGGCTTACTTGGGCTGGATTTTAGGAAAACATTAGATGAAGTTCACCCCAGTTTGCATGATGCTCATCCTGAGCAATCTACAAATGTTAGCAACAACACCCTAGAAGGTCTAGCTCAAGCTATCCTGAAGCTGAAAGCAGAAAAGAAGATTCAAATTCAGAAG TTGCAAGAAACAATGGATTCGTTATTTGAACTATGGAAGTTAATGGATTCATCACAAGAAGAAAGGGAGCATTTTGAAAAGTTAGCACACATCCTCGAGTCACCGGAAGATGAAATCACTCACATTGGTTTACTCTCACATGAAACAACCGAGAAG ATAGAATCCGAAGTTTGTAGGCTGTCTAAATTAAAAGCCAGCAGAATGAAAGAACTTGTTCTAAAGAGACGGGTAGAACTGGAAGAGGAATGTAGAAGAGCACATACTGAACCCGATGCAAACACAGCAACAGAGAAAATCACTGCATTGATCGACTCTG GGCTTGTAGATCCTTCTGAACTTTTGGCCAATATTGAGGCACAGATAGTGAAGGCAAAAGAAGAATCTATAAGCAGGAAAGACATCATGGATAGAATAAGCAAATGGCTTGCTGCTTGTGAGGAAGAAAATTGGCTTGAAGAATACAGCCAG GATCAAAACAGGTACAATGCTGGAAGAGGAGGGCATATAAACCTCAGACGTGCAGAGAAGGCACGGATCATTATCAGCAAAATCCCAG CTATGGTGGACAATCTTATAAGTAGAACTTTTGCCTGGGAAGATGACAGAAACAAAATTTTTCTGTACGATGGG GTTCGCTTAGTATCTATTCTCGAGGAGCATAAACTTACCAGACAacacaaagaagaagagaaaaggaggCTTCGG TTTTTGTTGCAGGATCAAAAGAAGCTACACTCTCTGCTACTCACGGAGAAGGAAGCATCGTTCGGTGCCAAATCAGTGGCTAAGAGGAGTAACAGTCTCGGTAGAAAGCCAAGCGGGTATCAGGTGAATGGGTTCATGACGCCCGCACCACGACGGCTATCTGCCGGAGGTGCAACCCCGGAGCTTCTCACCCCGCGCTCGTATTCTTCTGGCCGCCATAATGGGTACTTCAAAGAGACGAGGCGGCTGTCTGCCACGCCATTGAACTTTGTCGCCATACCAAAGGATGACTCCATGTCCACACTCACGTCCGTCAGTGGTTCAGAACCCGAGTCTCCGCTGCTAAATCGAAGTTCACTGCTTTGGGACACAAATCAAGTCATGAAATAG
- the LOC135614351 gene encoding 65-kDa microtubule-associated protein 7-like isoform X1: MDLLPSSPSLSTVVCFGLEEREGTVGVSVGMGRSCGGLLKELQQIWEEIGESEAEKELMLLEIERECLDIYQRKVDEASKAKAHLHQSVVAKEAEIAALAACLGEHTVHAKKDNKPVSIKEQHNLVTNTLEHLRTKKEERVKKFADVLLQIEKISVEIREYAHQHDTMEGPVVMDEHDLSTRKLDEYRAQLRALQKEKSDRLQKVLEYVSEVHSLCGLLGLDFRKTLDEVHPSLHDAHPEQSTNVSNNTLEGLAQAILKLKAEKKIQIQKLQETMDSLFELWKLMDSSQEEREHFEKLAHILESPEDEITHIGLLSHETTEKIESEVCRLSKLKASRMKELVLKRRVELEEECRRAHTEPDANTATEKITALIDSGLVDPSELLANIEAQIVKAKEESISRKDIMDRISKWLAACEEENWLEEYSQDQNRYNAGRGGHINLRRAEKARIIISKIPAMVDNLISRTFAWEDDRNKIFLYDGVRLVSILEEHKLTRQHKEEEKRRLRFLLQDQKKLHSLLLTEKEASFGAKSVAKRSNSLGRKPSGYQVNGFMTPAPRRLSAGGATPELLTPRSYSSGRHNGYFKETRRLSATPLNFVAIPKDDSMSTLTSVSGSEPESPLLNRSSLLWDTNQVMK; the protein is encoded by the exons ATGGATCTTctcccttcttctccttctctttctaCTGTTGTATGCTTTGGCCTGGAGGAAAGAGAGGGAACGGTGGGGGTTTCGGTTGGAATGGGGAGAAGCTGCGGTGGGTTGCTTAAAGAGCTTCAG CAAATTTGGGAAGAGATCGGGGAGAGTGAGGCAGAAAAAGAACTAATGTtgttagaaatagaaagagaatgCTTGGACATATATCAGAGAAAGGTTGATGAGGCCAGCAAGGCTAAGGCACATCTACATCAGTCTGTCGTTGCAAAGGAAGCAGAGATTGCAGCTCTTGCGGCCTGCCTCGGGGAACATACAGTCCATGCAAAG AAAGACAACAAACCAGTGTCGATAAAGGAACAACACAATTTAGTCACAAATACGTTGGAACATCTGAGAACAAAGAAAGAGGAAAGGGTCAAAAAATTTGCTGATGTATTATTGCAGATTGAGAAGATCAGTGTTGAGATTAGGGAATATGCACATCAGCATGATACCATGGAAGGTCCTGTTGTTATGGATGAACATGACCTCTCAACGAGGAAGCTTGATGAATACCGTGCACAACTTCGTGCCCTCCAGAAGGAGAAG TCTGATCGCCTTCAAAAGGTTCTGGAGTATGTAAGTGAGGTTCACTCTTTATGCGGCTTACTTGGGCTGGATTTTAGGAAAACATTAGATGAAGTTCACCCCAGTTTGCATGATGCTCATCCTGAGCAATCTACAAATGTTAGCAACAACACCCTAGAAGGTCTAGCTCAAGCTATCCTGAAGCTGAAAGCAGAAAAGAAGATTCAAATTCAGAAG TTGCAAGAAACAATGGATTCGTTATTTGAACTATGGAAGTTAATGGATTCATCACAAGAAGAAAGGGAGCATTTTGAAAAGTTAGCACACATCCTCGAGTCACCGGAAGATGAAATCACTCACATTGGTTTACTCTCACATGAAACAACCGAGAAG ATAGAATCCGAAGTTTGTAGGCTGTCTAAATTAAAAGCCAGCAGAATGAAAGAACTTGTTCTAAAGAGACGGGTAGAACTGGAAGAGGAATGTAGAAGAGCACATACTGAACCCGATGCAAACACAGCAACAGAGAAAATCACTGCATTGATCGACTCTG GGCTTGTAGATCCTTCTGAACTTTTGGCCAATATTGAGGCACAGATAGTGAAGGCAAAAGAAGAATCTATAAGCAGGAAAGACATCATGGATAGAATAAGCAAATGGCTTGCTGCTTGTGAGGAAGAAAATTGGCTTGAAGAATACAGCCAG GATCAAAACAGGTACAATGCTGGAAGAGGAGGGCATATAAACCTCAGACGTGCAGAGAAGGCACGGATCATTATCAGCAAAATCCCAG CTATGGTGGACAATCTTATAAGTAGAACTTTTGCCTGGGAAGATGACAGAAACAAAATTTTTCTGTACGATGGG GTTCGCTTAGTATCTATTCTCGAGGAGCATAAACTTACCAGACAacacaaagaagaagagaaaaggaggCTTCGG TTTTTGTTGCAGGATCAAAAGAAGCTACACTCTCTGCTACTCACGGAGAAGGAAGCATCGTTCGGTGCCAAATCAGTGGCTAAGAGGAGTAACAGTCTCGGTAGAAAGCCAAGCGGGTATCAGGTGAATGGGTTCATGACGCCCGCACCACGACGGCTATCTGCCGGAGGTGCAACCCCGGAGCTTCTCACCCCGCGCTCGTATTCTTCTGGCCGCCATAATGGGTACTTCAAAGAGACGAGGCGGCTGTCTGCCACGCCATTGAACTTTGTCGCCATACCAAAGGATGACTCCATGTCCACACTCACGTCCGTCAGTGGTTCAGAACCCGAGTCTCCGCTGCTAAATCGAAGTTCACTGCTTTGGGACACAAATCAAGTCATGAAATAG
- the LOC135614351 gene encoding 65-kDa microtubule-associated protein 7-like isoform X2 has protein sequence MDLLPSSPSLSTVVCFGLEEREGTVGVSVGMGRSCGGLLKELQQIWEEIGESEAEKELMLLEIERECLDIYQRKVDEASKAKAHLHQSVVAKEAEIAALAACLGEHTVHAKKDNKPVSIKEQHNLVTNTLEHLRTKKEERVKKFADVLLQIEKISVEIREYAHQHDTMEGPVVMDEHDLSTRKLDEYRAQLRALQKEKSDRLQKVLEYVSEVHSLCGLLGLDFRKTLDEVHPSLHDAHPEQSTNVSNNTLEGLAQAILKLKAEKKIQIQKLQETMDSLFELWKLMDSSQEEREHFEKLAHILESPEDEITHIGLLSHETTEKIESEVCRLSKLKASRMKELVLKRRVELEEECRRAHTEPDANTATEKITALIDSGLVDPSELLANIEAQIVKAKEESISRKDIMDRISKWLAACEEENWLEEYSQDQNRYNAGRGGHINLRRAEKARIIISKIPAMVDNLISRTFAWEDDRNKIFLYDGVRLVSILEEHKLTRQHKEEEKRRLRDQKKLHSLLLTEKEASFGAKSVAKRSNSLGRKPSGYQVNGFMTPAPRRLSAGGATPELLTPRSYSSGRHNGYFKETRRLSATPLNFVAIPKDDSMSTLTSVSGSEPESPLLNRSSLLWDTNQVMK, from the exons ATGGATCTTctcccttcttctccttctctttctaCTGTTGTATGCTTTGGCCTGGAGGAAAGAGAGGGAACGGTGGGGGTTTCGGTTGGAATGGGGAGAAGCTGCGGTGGGTTGCTTAAAGAGCTTCAG CAAATTTGGGAAGAGATCGGGGAGAGTGAGGCAGAAAAAGAACTAATGTtgttagaaatagaaagagaatgCTTGGACATATATCAGAGAAAGGTTGATGAGGCCAGCAAGGCTAAGGCACATCTACATCAGTCTGTCGTTGCAAAGGAAGCAGAGATTGCAGCTCTTGCGGCCTGCCTCGGGGAACATACAGTCCATGCAAAG AAAGACAACAAACCAGTGTCGATAAAGGAACAACACAATTTAGTCACAAATACGTTGGAACATCTGAGAACAAAGAAAGAGGAAAGGGTCAAAAAATTTGCTGATGTATTATTGCAGATTGAGAAGATCAGTGTTGAGATTAGGGAATATGCACATCAGCATGATACCATGGAAGGTCCTGTTGTTATGGATGAACATGACCTCTCAACGAGGAAGCTTGATGAATACCGTGCACAACTTCGTGCCCTCCAGAAGGAGAAG TCTGATCGCCTTCAAAAGGTTCTGGAGTATGTAAGTGAGGTTCACTCTTTATGCGGCTTACTTGGGCTGGATTTTAGGAAAACATTAGATGAAGTTCACCCCAGTTTGCATGATGCTCATCCTGAGCAATCTACAAATGTTAGCAACAACACCCTAGAAGGTCTAGCTCAAGCTATCCTGAAGCTGAAAGCAGAAAAGAAGATTCAAATTCAGAAG TTGCAAGAAACAATGGATTCGTTATTTGAACTATGGAAGTTAATGGATTCATCACAAGAAGAAAGGGAGCATTTTGAAAAGTTAGCACACATCCTCGAGTCACCGGAAGATGAAATCACTCACATTGGTTTACTCTCACATGAAACAACCGAGAAG ATAGAATCCGAAGTTTGTAGGCTGTCTAAATTAAAAGCCAGCAGAATGAAAGAACTTGTTCTAAAGAGACGGGTAGAACTGGAAGAGGAATGTAGAAGAGCACATACTGAACCCGATGCAAACACAGCAACAGAGAAAATCACTGCATTGATCGACTCTG GGCTTGTAGATCCTTCTGAACTTTTGGCCAATATTGAGGCACAGATAGTGAAGGCAAAAGAAGAATCTATAAGCAGGAAAGACATCATGGATAGAATAAGCAAATGGCTTGCTGCTTGTGAGGAAGAAAATTGGCTTGAAGAATACAGCCAG GATCAAAACAGGTACAATGCTGGAAGAGGAGGGCATATAAACCTCAGACGTGCAGAGAAGGCACGGATCATTATCAGCAAAATCCCAG CTATGGTGGACAATCTTATAAGTAGAACTTTTGCCTGGGAAGATGACAGAAACAAAATTTTTCTGTACGATGGG GTTCGCTTAGTATCTATTCTCGAGGAGCATAAACTTACCAGACAacacaaagaagaagagaaaaggaggCTTCGG GATCAAAAGAAGCTACACTCTCTGCTACTCACGGAGAAGGAAGCATCGTTCGGTGCCAAATCAGTGGCTAAGAGGAGTAACAGTCTCGGTAGAAAGCCAAGCGGGTATCAGGTGAATGGGTTCATGACGCCCGCACCACGACGGCTATCTGCCGGAGGTGCAACCCCGGAGCTTCTCACCCCGCGCTCGTATTCTTCTGGCCGCCATAATGGGTACTTCAAAGAGACGAGGCGGCTGTCTGCCACGCCATTGAACTTTGTCGCCATACCAAAGGATGACTCCATGTCCACACTCACGTCCGTCAGTGGTTCAGAACCCGAGTCTCCGCTGCTAAATCGAAGTTCACTGCTTTGGGACACAAATCAAGTCATGAAATAG
- the LOC135614351 gene encoding 65-kDa microtubule-associated protein 7-like isoform X3, producing MPTFCREQQIWEEIGESEAEKELMLLEIERECLDIYQRKVDEASKAKAHLHQSVVAKEAEIAALAACLGEHTVHAKKDNKPVSIKEQHNLVTNTLEHLRTKKEERVKKFADVLLQIEKISVEIREYAHQHDTMEGPVVMDEHDLSTRKLDEYRAQLRALQKEKSDRLQKVLEYVSEVHSLCGLLGLDFRKTLDEVHPSLHDAHPEQSTNVSNNTLEGLAQAILKLKAEKKIQIQKLQETMDSLFELWKLMDSSQEEREHFEKLAHILESPEDEITHIGLLSHETTEKIESEVCRLSKLKASRMKELVLKRRVELEEECRRAHTEPDANTATEKITALIDSGLVDPSELLANIEAQIVKAKEESISRKDIMDRISKWLAACEEENWLEEYSQDQNRYNAGRGGHINLRRAEKARIIISKIPAMVDNLISRTFAWEDDRNKIFLYDGVRLVSILEEHKLTRQHKEEEKRRLRFLLQDQKKLHSLLLTEKEASFGAKSVAKRSNSLGRKPSGYQVNGFMTPAPRRLSAGGATPELLTPRSYSSGRHNGYFKETRRLSATPLNFVAIPKDDSMSTLTSVSGSEPESPLLNRSSLLWDTNQVMK from the exons ATGCCAACTTTTTGTAG AGAGCAGCAAATTTGGGAAGAGATCGGGGAGAGTGAGGCAGAAAAAGAACTAATGTtgttagaaatagaaagagaatgCTTGGACATATATCAGAGAAAGGTTGATGAGGCCAGCAAGGCTAAGGCACATCTACATCAGTCTGTCGTTGCAAAGGAAGCAGAGATTGCAGCTCTTGCGGCCTGCCTCGGGGAACATACAGTCCATGCAAAG AAAGACAACAAACCAGTGTCGATAAAGGAACAACACAATTTAGTCACAAATACGTTGGAACATCTGAGAACAAAGAAAGAGGAAAGGGTCAAAAAATTTGCTGATGTATTATTGCAGATTGAGAAGATCAGTGTTGAGATTAGGGAATATGCACATCAGCATGATACCATGGAAGGTCCTGTTGTTATGGATGAACATGACCTCTCAACGAGGAAGCTTGATGAATACCGTGCACAACTTCGTGCCCTCCAGAAGGAGAAG TCTGATCGCCTTCAAAAGGTTCTGGAGTATGTAAGTGAGGTTCACTCTTTATGCGGCTTACTTGGGCTGGATTTTAGGAAAACATTAGATGAAGTTCACCCCAGTTTGCATGATGCTCATCCTGAGCAATCTACAAATGTTAGCAACAACACCCTAGAAGGTCTAGCTCAAGCTATCCTGAAGCTGAAAGCAGAAAAGAAGATTCAAATTCAGAAG TTGCAAGAAACAATGGATTCGTTATTTGAACTATGGAAGTTAATGGATTCATCACAAGAAGAAAGGGAGCATTTTGAAAAGTTAGCACACATCCTCGAGTCACCGGAAGATGAAATCACTCACATTGGTTTACTCTCACATGAAACAACCGAGAAG ATAGAATCCGAAGTTTGTAGGCTGTCTAAATTAAAAGCCAGCAGAATGAAAGAACTTGTTCTAAAGAGACGGGTAGAACTGGAAGAGGAATGTAGAAGAGCACATACTGAACCCGATGCAAACACAGCAACAGAGAAAATCACTGCATTGATCGACTCTG GGCTTGTAGATCCTTCTGAACTTTTGGCCAATATTGAGGCACAGATAGTGAAGGCAAAAGAAGAATCTATAAGCAGGAAAGACATCATGGATAGAATAAGCAAATGGCTTGCTGCTTGTGAGGAAGAAAATTGGCTTGAAGAATACAGCCAG GATCAAAACAGGTACAATGCTGGAAGAGGAGGGCATATAAACCTCAGACGTGCAGAGAAGGCACGGATCATTATCAGCAAAATCCCAG CTATGGTGGACAATCTTATAAGTAGAACTTTTGCCTGGGAAGATGACAGAAACAAAATTTTTCTGTACGATGGG GTTCGCTTAGTATCTATTCTCGAGGAGCATAAACTTACCAGACAacacaaagaagaagagaaaaggaggCTTCGG TTTTTGTTGCAGGATCAAAAGAAGCTACACTCTCTGCTACTCACGGAGAAGGAAGCATCGTTCGGTGCCAAATCAGTGGCTAAGAGGAGTAACAGTCTCGGTAGAAAGCCAAGCGGGTATCAGGTGAATGGGTTCATGACGCCCGCACCACGACGGCTATCTGCCGGAGGTGCAACCCCGGAGCTTCTCACCCCGCGCTCGTATTCTTCTGGCCGCCATAATGGGTACTTCAAAGAGACGAGGCGGCTGTCTGCCACGCCATTGAACTTTGTCGCCATACCAAAGGATGACTCCATGTCCACACTCACGTCCGTCAGTGGTTCAGAACCCGAGTCTCCGCTGCTAAATCGAAGTTCACTGCTTTGGGACACAAATCAAGTCATGAAATAG
- the LOC135614352 gene encoding probable carboxylesterase 12 — MDAADAEVVVEVPFLARVYKSGRVERFLGNDVLPAGVDPATGVASKDVIVDPATNLTLRLYLPDLAGSSSERKLPVLVYYHGGGFVIETAFSPTYHNYLNSLVAAAGVVAVSVEYRRAPEHPLPAAYDDSWAALRWVASRPAEEAWLSERGDLGRVFLAGDSAGANIVHQMAMRAADEGLGGGAAIRGLVLIHPFFWGAEPLESESRDPNAREWVGRIWAFVRPGTAGLDEPWINPLAEGAPSLARLPCSRVLVTVAEKDLLRCRGQAYYAALKRSGWEGEARLLETEGEQHVFHLQSPKSDRALAKLQAVAAFLTAD; from the coding sequence ATGGACGCCGCCGACGCCGAAGTCGTGGTAGAAGTGCCCTTTCTGGCTCGCGTCTACAAGAGCGGCCGCGTCGAGCGGTTCCTCGGCAACGACGTGCTTCCTGCCGGGGTCGACCCTGCCACCGGCGTCGCATCCAAGGACGTCATCGTTGACCCAGCCACCAACCTGACTCTGCGCCTCTACCTACCGGACCTCGCCGGTAGCTCCTCCGAGAGGAAGCTCCCCGTCCTCGTCTACTACCACGGGGGCGGCTTCGTCATCGAGACCGCCTTCTCCCCGACGTACCACAACTACCTCAACTCCCTCGTGGCCGCAGCCGGCGTGGTGGCGGTGTCCGTGGAATACCGCCGCGCGCCGGAGCACCCGCTCCCGGCCGCGTACGACGACTCGTGGGCGGCTCTCCGGTGGGTGGCGTCGCGGCCAGCGGAGGAGGCGTGGCTATCGGAGCGGGGGGACCTGGGGCGCGTGTTCTTGGCCGGGGACAGCGCGGGAGCCAACATAGTGCACCAGATGGCCATGCGGGCGGCGGATGAGGGACTGGGAGGCGGAGCCGCCATCAGAGGGCTGGTGCTGATCCACCCCTTCTTCTGGGGGGCTGAGCCGCTGGAGTCGGAGAGCCGGGACCCGAATGCGAGGGAGTGGGTGGGGCGGATATGGGCGTTCGTGCGGCCCGGGACGGCGGGGCTGGACGAGCCATGGATAAATCCGCTTGCGGAGGGAGCGCCGAGCTTGGCGAGGCTACCTTGCTCGCGCGTGCTGGTGACGGTGGCGGAGAAGGACCTGCTGCGGTGCCGGGGGCAGGCGTACTACGCGGCGCTGAAGCGGAGTGGGTGGGAAGGGGAGGCTCGGCTGTTGGAGACGGAGGGAGAGCAGCATGTGTTCCATCTCCAAAGCCCCAAGAGCGACAGAGCGTTGGCGAAGCTGCAGGCTGTGGCAGCTTTCCTCACTGCGGATTGA
- the LOC135614350 gene encoding uncharacterized protein LOC135614350, with protein MALEWVVLGYTAGAEAIMLLFLTLPGLDGLRRGLVTVIRSALKPLLSVVPFCLFLLADIYWKYETRPTCEQESCSPSEHVRHQKSIMKSQRNALLIASALLLYWLLFSVTSLVVRIDQLNQRIEKLKRSE; from the coding sequence ATGGCGTTGGAGTGGGTGGTGCTGGGCTACACGGCGGGCGCGGAGGCGATCATGCTGCTCTTCCTCACCCTCCCGGGGCTTGACGGTCTCCGTCGCGGGCTTGTCACCGTCATCCGGAGTGCCCTGAAGCCGCTCCTGTCGGTGGTGCCCTTCTGCCTCTTCCTACTCGCCGACATATACTGGAAGTACGAGACGCGACCGACCTGCGAGCAGGAATCCTGCAGCCCTTCCGAGCACGTCCGCCACCAGAAGTCCATCATGAAGAGCCAGCGCAACGCTCTCCTCATCGCCTCTGCCCTCCTCCTCTACTGGCTCCTCTTCTCCGTTACAAGCCTTGTCGTCCGCATCGATCAGCTCAACCAGCGCATCGAAAAGCTCAAGCGCTCCGAGTGA